Part of the Chloroflexota bacterium genome is shown below.
GCCCTCGGACTGCGCCCGGGGACTTTGTTCCGGTACTTCTTCAGCGGCGAAGCGTGGGAACTGGTCTCCACCGGCAAGATCAGCGAGGACGAGTACTTTCGGCGGCTGCAAGCGGGGTGGGAAGGCCCCTGGCCTGCGGGGCTGGAAGAACTCCGACACGGCGGCGCGCCGCTGGAGGGCCTCAACGGGCGCGTGGTGCGGCTTGCCGTGGCGATCCGTCGCCGCTACAAGGTCGGCCTGCTCAGCAACGCCACCATCAGCCTGCGCGGCCTGCTCAGCGAACTGGGCCTGCTGGACCTGTTTGACTTCGTGGTCATATCGGCCGAGGTCGGACTCCGCAAGCCCGACCCGGCCATCTTCCACCTCACCGCCATCGTGGCCGAGGTGGACATCTCCGAGTGCCTGCTGGTGGACGACAAGGAGCGCAACACCAGCGCCGCGATGGCTGCCGGCATGCAGGCTATTCGCTTCCGTTCCGCCGCGCAACTCCAGCGGGAACTGCTGGCGCGGGGCCTGCTGGATGCGCCGGTGTTCTGACCTACGCGGGCGGGCGGATGACCTCGCCCAGGAGATCGTACTCCATGGCCCCTGTGATACGCGCCCGGACGAAACTCCCGACCGGCTGCTCTCCGGCCATGAGCACCAGGCCGTCAATCTCCGGCGCGTCGCGGTAGGTACGCCCCACGCTGATGCCATCGCCGCAGCCGTCCACCAAGACATCCATTTCCCGCCCGACCAGCGCCTGATTCCGTGCCCGCGAGATTTCCTGCTGCAACGCCATGGCCCGTTCGTAGCGGGCCTGCTTCACCTCGTCCGGAATCTGGCGCGGTAGATCGGCCGCCGGCGTCCCGCGCTCGCGCGAG
Proteins encoded:
- a CDS encoding HAD family phosphatase; the protein is MAGAVKAIVFDYGAVFTFEWRTRKFLAEHDRALGLRPGTLFRYFFSGEAWELVSTGKISEDEYFRRLQAGWEGPWPAGLEELRHGGAPLEGLNGRVVRLAVAIRRRYKVGLLSNATISLRGLLSELGLLDLFDFVVISAEVGLRKPDPAIFHLTAIVAEVDISECLLVDDKERNTSAAMAAGMQAIRFRSAAQLQRELLARGLLDAPVF